The bacterium DNA window GTCGAGGGCGTGACCGTCGTGGCCGACCATCTTCCCCTGCCTCACGTATGCCACCTCGACGAAGACCTCGCCCCCGCGCCGGGCATAGGCGATGAGGTCCTGGTCCTCGCGGCCGTGGGTCAGGACCTTCTGGCGGTCGGCGATGCGCTCGATCGATTGCAGCTGGTCCCGATAGCGCGCCGCGTTCTCGAAGTCGAGCCGGCCGGCGGCGCCCTCCATGCGCTCCTGGAGCTGGCGGACCAGGACGTCCGAGCGGCCTTCCATGAAGAGGGCGACCTCGTTGATCCGCGCGTTGTAGTCCTCGGGGCTGATGCGCCTCTCGCATGGGCCCGGACAGCGCTTGATGTGGAAGTCCAGGCAGACCTTGCCCTGCTTGAAGATCTCATCCGAGCAGGTCCGGAACGGCAGGAGCTGGCGGATCGACTTGACCGTGCCGCGCAGCGACTGCGCCGAGGTGTACGGCCCGAAGTAGAGGGCGCCGTCGTTCTGAACGCGCCGCGAGTAGTGGACGCGCGGGAACTCCTCGGTGACCGGCAGCTTCAGATAGAGGTAGTTCTTGTCGTCCTTGAGGCGGATGTTGAATCGCGGCCGGTAGTTCTTGATGAGGTTGCACTCGAGCACCAGCGCCTCGACCTCGTTGGCGGTCGTGACGAACTCGAAATCGGAGACCTTGCGCACCAGCTCGGCCACCCTCGCGGTCTGGGCGTAACCCGGCGTGAAATACGAGCGCAGCCGGTCGCGGAGGCGCAGCGCCTTACCGACGTAGATGACCTGGCTGCGGTGGTCGCGGAAGAGGTAGACACCAGGGGCGTCGGGGACGGCGCGCAGCCGGCGCTTGATCGTTTGCTCCAGCGGGGCCACCATTGAAACGGATTGTATGAACACCTAGACTTCGGGCCGTGAGCACGACTCCGGGCGAGCTGCCACCTCGACCCCCCTCCCAGCCGGGGCAACCGACGCAGATCGCGGGTCAACAGACCACGCCCGCAACCTCCGTTCCCGGGGCGCCGCCTGGCGCGGTGTACACGCCTGCCGCCGGGACCCAGACCAACACCCTGGCGATTGTCAGCCTGATCACGGGGATCGGCTCCTTTTTCGCCCACATCATCCCCGGCGTCGGCGGCTTCACCGTGGCTGTCGTCGCGATCGTGACGGGTTACATGGCCCGCAAGCAGATCAGGCAAAGCGGGGAGCAGGGAATGTGGATGGCCACCGCCGGGATGGTCATCGGCATCATTCACCTGGCTCTAATCGGGCTCCTGATCATCATCCTGATATTCGCGATCTTCGTCTTCGGGATCGCTCTGTTCGGCATCACCGCCCACTCCGTATCGGGGCGCTGATCCCCCGAGCGCCTCTCGGTCAGAGGCGTCCCGTGCCGTCTCGAGCCGGGATGGCGAGCATCGGGAACAGGCCGGCGATGACGGAGACGACCACGGCCGCCCACAGGGCGGCGTTCAGGGACCAGCTGATCAGCGGGCCCGCGAAGGCGGAGCCGATAGGAGTGCCGACGTAGTTCACGGCCATCGACACGGCGAAGGCGCGGCCAAACCAGGCCGGGTCGGTTCTTCGCTGCCGGAGGGTGAACAGCCCGATGTCGAAAGGCCCGTTGGCGGCGCCGAACAGCACGACGGCCAGGATCACCGGCGCCAGGCTGGTGGCGAAGGGCAGCAGGGACAGCGCGACGACGCTGATCGCGATCCCGGCGACCATCAACTGACGCTCGCGGCCCCGGCTCGGTAGGCTGCCCGCGATCAAGGCCGAAACGAGGCCCGCGGCGCCCAGCCCGCCCCACAGGAAGCCGACCGTGGCGGGTCCCTGATGAAGCCGATCGAGCACCAGGACCGGGATGGCGATCACCAGCACGCCATTGCCCAGGTTGAAGGTGCTGAGTGTGAGCGCCAGCCCGCGCAGGGTGGGATTGCGCGCGACGTACTCCAGCCCCAACCACGCATTGCGCACGACCGACCCGCCGGCGTGGTGAGCGTTGACCGGGTCCCGCAGCCCCACCATCACCACCGCCGCGGCCGCAAAGACCGCGCCCGCGGCGAGCAGCGCCCACTCGCCTCCGACGAGCCCGACCAGGACGCCCGCCAGGGGCGATGCGACCAGCGACGCGATGACGTAGCCGCTGCTGTCGAGCGCGTTGGCCCGCTCCCAAAGGTGCGCCGGGGCGAGGATCGGCACCAGCGAGCGGGCGCCGGTCGCGCTCAGGGGATTGGTCAGCGACGCGAGGCCGACAATGGTCAGCAGCGCCGCTGGTGGCAGGACGTCGAGCATGGCCAGGGCGGCGATCAGCGCCGCCGCCAAGCCCGCGATCAAATAGTCGAGGACGATCAGCCGGGCGCGGCCCCTGCGGTCCAGGAGCGCGCCGGCCAGCGGCGACACCAGGACGCCGGGAAAGATGCCGACGAATGCGGTGGCGCCCGCCAGCTGGGGGGAGTGGTAGCGCCCCAGGACGAACAGGACCAGGATGACGATCATCATCTGCCCGCCCATGCGCCCCAGGAGCAGGCCCGCGTACAGCCGGGCGAAGCCCGGGACGCGCAGCAGGGCGCCGTACCCGACCGGCCGGCCGGGTTTCAGCCGACGGCCACTTTCGCGCGCCGCGAGCGAACCGAGCCGTCCGTCCTGTCGGGCTGCTTATGCGCCTTGCCGAGCAGCGCGCCGAGGAACTGGCCCGTCGCCGACTCGGGGCTGGCGGCCAGCTGCTCGGGCGTCCCCTGCGCGATCACGTACCCACCGCCGTCGCCGCCCTCCGGTCCGAGGTCGATCAGCCAGTCGGCGGTCTTGAGCACGTCGAGGTTGTGCTCGATGACGACCACCGTGTTGCCGTGGTCGACCAGGCGGTGCAGCACCACCAGCAGCCGCTCGACGTCGGCATAGTGCAGGCCGGTCGTGGGCTCGTCGAGGAGGTACAGCGTCCGTCCGGTGTCCCGGCGCGACAGCTCGGTCGAAAGCTTCACGCGCTGCGCCTCGCCACCCGACAGCTGGGTCGCCGGCTGGCCGAGGCGGATGTAGCCCAGACCCACGTCGTGCAGCGTTCGGAGCTTGACTTTGATCCGCGGCACGTTCTCGAAGACCTCCAGCGCCTCGTCGACGGTGAGCTCCAGCACATCGGAGATCGAGTGGCCGCGGAACTTCACCTCCTGCACCTCGCGCGAGTAGCGCGTGCCGTGACAGACCTCGCAGGGCACGTAGACGTCCGGCAGGAAGTGCATCTCGATCTGGATGATCCCGTCGCCCTGACAGGCTTCGCACCTGCCGCCGCGCACGTTGAAGCTGAACCGCCCCGGCTTGTAACCGCGCATCTTCGCCTCGGGCAGGCTCGCGAACAGCTCCCGCATGTAGGTGAACATGCCCGTGTAGGTCGCCGGGTTGGACCGCGGCGTGCGGCCGATGGGCGATTGGTCGATGTCGATGGCCTTGTCAAGATGCTCGAGCCCCTCGACGCTCCGGTGCAGCCCGGGCCTCTCCTTGGCCTTGTAGAAGTGCTGCGCCACCTTGCGGCTGAGGATGTCGGTGACGAGCGAGGACTTACCCGAACCGCTCACTCCGGAGACCGCGACGAAGCCGCCCAGCGGGATCGCCACGTCGAGATCCTTCAGGTTGTTCGCCTGCGCGCCCCGAATCACCAGCTGCTTCCCGTTGCCACGGCGGCGCTTGGCGGGAATCGGGATCTCGCGGTCGCCGCGCAGGAAGGCGGCGGTGATCGAGTTGGGGTCGGCGATCACCTCGTCGACGGGGCCGGCGGCAATGATCTCGCCGCCGTGCTCGCCCGCGGCCGGGCCGATGTCGACCATGTAGTCCGCCGACCGGATCGTCTCCTCGTCGTGCTCGACGACGATCAGCGTGTTGCCGAGATCCCGCAGGCGCAGCAGCGTGTTGATCAATCGCCTGTTGTCGCGCTGGTGGAGCCCGATCGACGGCTCATCGAGGATGTACAGGACGCCCATCAGCTTGGACCCGATCTGCGTCGCCAGCCGGATGCGCTGCGACTCGCCGCCCGACAGGGTGTTGGCGGCTCGCGCGATGGTGAGGTACTCGAGGCCGACATCGATCATGAACTGCAGCCGCTCACGGATCTCCTTCAGCACGCCGCGCGCGATCAGCTGCTCGCGCTCGGTGAGGTCCAGGGCATCGAAGAAGCCGATCGCCGTGCTGACCGACAGGGCGCACACCTCGGCGATGTTGCGGCTTGCCACCGTGACCGCCAGCGACTCCGGCTTGAGGCGCCGGCCCTTGCACGCCGGACACGGCTTGTCGGACATGTAGCGCTCGAGCTCGGCTTTCAAGAAGTCGGACTGCGTCTCCTGGTAGCGCCGCTGGAGGTTGGCGATCACGCCCTCGAACGGCGCCTCGTACCAGCGGGCGTGCCCGTACTGGTTCTTGTAGCCGAAGCGGATCTTGCGGTCGCCCGTCCCGTTCAGCAGGACCTCGCGGTGCGGCTTGGTCAGCTTCGACCACGGCTTGTCCATGTCGATGCCGAGGTACTTGCTGACCGACTCGAGCAGCTCGGGATAGAAGAACTGGGAGCGGCTCCACGCCGCGATCGCGCCCTCTCGCAGTGAGAGGGAGGGGTCCGGGACCACCAGGTCGCCGTCGACCACCAGCTGAAAGCCGATGCCGGTGCAGGTCGGGCAGGCGCCGTGCGGATTGTTGAACGAGAAGTTCCGCGGCTCGGGTTCGGGAACGCTGGTCCCGTCGTAGGGACAGGCGAAGTCCTGCGACATCTGGATCTCGTCCACGTGCTCTTGAGGCGGAACGTCCCCGCCGGGATCGCCGGGCGTGACGGCGGCGGTCCCCGTTCCCAGGGGGACGATGATCACCGACCCTCCGCCCAGACGCGCCGCCGTCTCGATCGAGTCGACGAGCCGGGTCCGCTGGTCCGGCCCGACCACGATCCGGTCCACCACCACCTGGATGTCGTGCTTCTTGTTCTTGTCCAGGGGGATCTGCTCGCCCAGCTCGTAGAGGCTGCCGTCGACGCGAACCCGAACGAACCCCGACTTGCGCACGTCCTCGATGAGCGAGCGATACTCGCCCTTGCGGCCTTTGACCACCGGGCCGAGCACCATCACGCGCATTCCCTTGGGCAGCTTCTCGACGTGGTCGGCCATCTGCTCGACCGTCTGGCGGCGCACCTCGCGTCCGCACACCGGGCAGTGCGGGTGCCCGATGCGCGCATACAGGAGCCGCAGGTAGTCGTAGACCTCGGTGACGGTACCGACCGTCGACCGCGGGTTCCTGGACGTGCCCTTCTGGTCGATCGAGATCGCGGGGGAGAGCCCCTCGATCGTGTCGACGTCAGGCTTCTCCATCTGGCCGAGGAACTGGCGCGCGTACGCGGAAAGGGACTCGACGTAGCGGCGCTGCCCCTCGGCGTAGATCGTGTCGAAGGCGAGCGACGATTTGCCCGACCCCGAGAGCCCGGTGAACACCACGAGCTTGTCTCGCGGGATCGAGAGCGTGACGTTCTTGAGGTTGTGCTCACGCGCCCCGCGAATCGTTATTTGGTCAATCGGCACTGGGTTCCCCCCGAGACACCATGAATGTTCCGCTTGCGGTCGCGATCAGCCGCCCTCCTTCGCCTTCGACCCGGCACTCGGTCACGCACGTACGCCGGCCGGCGTGCACCACCTTCCCCGTGGCTCGGAGCGTCTCGCCGATCTCCGCCGCGGCGATGAAGTTGAGCTTCAGGTCAAAGCTTACGGCGCGGCGCACCGCGGGCTTCAAGGTCCGTACCGACGCGCCCATGGCGCTGTCCGCAAGGGCGCCGATCAGGCCGCCATGCAGAAAACCCGC harbors:
- a CDS encoding DUF4190 domain-containing protein gives rise to the protein MSTTPGELPPRPPSQPGQPTQIAGQQTTPATSVPGAPPGAVYTPAAGTQTNTLAIVSLITGIGSFFAHIIPGVGGFTVAVVAIVTGYMARKQIRQSGEQGMWMATAGMVIGIIHLALIGLLIIILIFAIFVFGIALFGITAHSVSGR
- a CDS encoding MFS transporter, which codes for MKPGRPVGYGALLRVPGFARLYAGLLLGRMGGQMMIVILVLFVLGRYHSPQLAGATAFVGIFPGVLVSPLAGALLDRRGRARLIVLDYLIAGLAAALIAALAMLDVLPPAALLTIVGLASLTNPLSATGARSLVPILAPAHLWERANALDSSGYVIASLVASPLAGVLVGLVGGEWALLAAGAVFAAAAVVMVGLRDPVNAHHAGGSVVRNAWLGLEYVARNPTLRGLALTLSTFNLGNGVLVIAIPVLVLDRLHQGPATVGFLWGGLGAAGLVSALIAGSLPSRGRERQLMVAGIAISVVALSLLPFATSLAPVILAVVLFGAANGPFDIGLFTLRQRRTDPAWFGRAFAVSMAVNYVGTPIGSAFAGPLISWSLNAALWAAVVVSVIAGLFPMLAIPARDGTGRL
- the uvrA gene encoding excinuclease ABC subunit UvrA, with the translated sequence MPIDQITIRGAREHNLKNVTLSIPRDKLVVFTGLSGSGKSSLAFDTIYAEGQRRYVESLSAYARQFLGQMEKPDVDTIEGLSPAISIDQKGTSRNPRSTVGTVTEVYDYLRLLYARIGHPHCPVCGREVRRQTVEQMADHVEKLPKGMRVMVLGPVVKGRKGEYRSLIEDVRKSGFVRVRVDGSLYELGEQIPLDKNKKHDIQVVVDRIVVGPDQRTRLVDSIETAARLGGGSVIIVPLGTGTAAVTPGDPGGDVPPQEHVDEIQMSQDFACPYDGTSVPEPEPRNFSFNNPHGACPTCTGIGFQLVVDGDLVVPDPSLSLREGAIAAWSRSQFFYPELLESVSKYLGIDMDKPWSKLTKPHREVLLNGTGDRKIRFGYKNQYGHARWYEAPFEGVIANLQRRYQETQSDFLKAELERYMSDKPCPACKGRRLKPESLAVTVASRNIAEVCALSVSTAIGFFDALDLTEREQLIARGVLKEIRERLQFMIDVGLEYLTIARAANTLSGGESQRIRLATQIGSKLMGVLYILDEPSIGLHQRDNRRLINTLLRLRDLGNTLIVVEHDEETIRSADYMVDIGPAAGEHGGEIIAAGPVDEVIADPNSITAAFLRGDREIPIPAKRRRGNGKQLVIRGAQANNLKDLDVAIPLGGFVAVSGVSGSGKSSLVTDILSRKVAQHFYKAKERPGLHRSVEGLEHLDKAIDIDQSPIGRTPRSNPATYTGMFTYMRELFASLPEAKMRGYKPGRFSFNVRGGRCEACQGDGIIQIEMHFLPDVYVPCEVCHGTRYSREVQEVKFRGHSISDVLELTVDEALEVFENVPRIKVKLRTLHDVGLGYIRLGQPATQLSGGEAQRVKLSTELSRRDTGRTLYLLDEPTTGLHYADVERLLVVLHRLVDHGNTVVVIEHNLDVLKTADWLIDLGPEGGDGGGYVIAQGTPEQLAASPESATGQFLGALLGKAHKQPDRTDGSVRSRRAKVAVG
- a CDS encoding PaaI family thioesterase, whose protein sequence is MHRRAPGTGPVTEAPAPSRAWEWLGVRLVHQGEGTATVEMVGLEQMANHAGFLHGGLIGALADSAMGASVRTLKPAVRRAVSFDLKLNFIAAAEIGETLRATGKVVHAGRRTCVTECRVEGEGGRLIATASGTFMVSRGEPSAD